GCAATGGTGAACTCATAAGGCGCTGCCTTGATCTTCTTGGAAACAAGTCCTCCATTGTCCCGTGATACCACTTGGATCACTTCTTTTCGCATTTGATCACCAAAGATGAAACTATCATGTAAGTATAAATAGGTTCCGAGTAATTATCATGAATAATCATTACATCTAGATTGTTCAAGATTTCTTGCGGATAGAAAGACTAGTATCTTTATGACATTTTGTAGTCAGTATGCTATCGGATTTTTTAATACCTTCCATATTACTGATGGGGACCAGCACTTTTTCCTTCAGTGTGTGCACATCAAATGTCTGTACTTTTAAAAGCAGATCATAGGGTTCCAGAAGTTCATATATTTCCAGAACATCATCGATCTCATTAAGTCGCTCGATAACACCTGCACTCTGATTTGGTTCGAGGTTTATCCCTACAAAAGTAGTAATATTAAACCCGACAACATCAGGATCTACCTTTATGGTAAATTCTTTGATAATGCCTGAATCATACATTTTTTCAATTCGCTTGTGAACCGTGGATGTGGCCACACCGAGTTCACTTGCGATAACCGTACTATGTTTCCTGCAATTGCCGGAAAGATGTTCCAGTATGGAAATATCGACCTCGTCCATGAGATATAAATAATCGAAGATAATAATATATTTTTCTATTTTTTACTATGTCAGGAACATATTATGACACAGGATGACAGAAAGGATTCCCGGGAGAAATAAACAACCTGCAAATCCGTCCGCCAGAAACAGCAATCCTATGTGCATAAGTTGTATCGGGACGATAATGCTTTTATTGTTAGTCATTTTATTAAAGAAAGTCCGGTGAGGTTCTATGAAAATAAACGATAATTGTGTTGGATGTGGCCAATGTGCCACATTTTGCAAATTTGATGCCATAATAGTAAGAGTCAGGGCAAGCATGAAGGACAACTGCACAAACTGTGGCATGTGCGCTGCATACTGCCCGGTTAAAGCGATCGAGGTATAAAATGAAGGCAATTATTATCGGTGCCGGGCTGGGAGGACTTTTAAGTGCAGCCAAGCTCTCAGAATCAGGATACGAGGTAGAGGTATTCGAGCGCCTCCCCATAATCGGCGGCAGGTTCACAAATATTCCATACAAAGGTTTTCAACTAACCACTGGTGCACTGCATATGATACCCCACGGGCCCTCCGGACCCCTTGCCAGGCTGCTGGAAGATGTGGGTGCCGATGTGGAGATAATACGCAAAAAACCAACAGCTGTTATCAGGATACCCAGAAAAAGAGGAGACACGGACTATAAGTTCGGACATAAAGATCTGCTTTTTGAGGACTTCAAAATGCCGTTCTCCCTTATCAACCGCATGAAACTTGCATTCTACATTATTACTACAAGGAAGAACCCACCCAGTGAAGGCTCCTTTTATGAATGGTGCAAAAAACATCTGGACCAGGACTGGACCTACCGCATGTCAGACTCTTTCTTTGGATGGGCACTCAGCCTGACATCCAGGGACGTGCCTGTTGAAGAAGCATTTGAGATAATTGAGAATCTCTACCGCTACGGAGGTGCCGGAGTACCTCTTGGTGGGTGTAAGGCCATCACCGATGCACTCGCTGATATCGTAAAAGCAAACGGCGGCACCATACATACATCCACAGAGGTCACCGGCATACTAACTGACAACGGAAATGTAAAAGGAGTGCTTGCAGACGGTCAGGAATACATCTCTGACCTGGTCATAAGTGACGTAGGGCACTCAATCACAACCGGCCTGCTGAATGGTGTAGCAGGAAACGGAGACATAAGAAAATACATTGATGAGGCGAAAAAGTTGAAACCATCTGCCGGTGTTAAAATTTGCCTCTCATCAGATAAGCCCCTCATAGGCCACGGCGGAGTGCTGCTCACACCCTACGGGAAAAGAGTGAACGGCATCAATGAGGTGACCAACATCGATCCGGACCTTGCTCCTGCGGGAAAACACCTAACAATGTCACATCAGTGCGTTCTCCCGGAAAATCTCGACAGACTTGATGAAGAAATCGAGCTCGGACTTCAGGATCTTGAGGATATATTTGCAGGCAAGGAATATGAAGTACTCCTCATCCAGTCATATTCCAACGACTGGCCTGTGAACAGGTCATCTTCCGGTTCTGACCTGACAAATATAACCCCGGTTAAGAATCTCTTTGTTGTGGGTGACGGAGCAAAGGGAAAAGGTGGAATTGAAGTTGAAGGTGTTGCCCTTGGAGTGGAAAACACCATGGAAAAAATAATGGAGCATTGATGCTCCGGCTTTTATTGATCAATCATTTATTTAGAAGTTCCATCATTTCCCTGCCAAATGCGAACAGGTCATGAGGACTTCTGGAAGTGATCAGATTACCATCGACCACGACTTCCTCATCATATATGTCCGCACCCGCGGCCTTCAGGTCATCGATAACTCCCGGCCAGCTTGTAGCCTTCCGGCCTTTGATAACACCAGCAGAGATCAATAGCTGGGGGCCATGGCATATTGCCGCAACAGGCTTGTTCTCTTTAAAGAAATGCCTGGTTATTTCAAGTGCATTAGAATCAAGGCGCATCTTCTCAGGACCCTTTCCACCGGAAATTACCAGAAGGTCATACTCTGCAGGATCAATCTCATCAAAACCCAGATCGACATTAACAGAGTAGCCGTGTTTGCCCGTAATTGTTCCCCTCTGGAGAGATGCGATCTTTGCATCCACTCCTTCTTCCTTAAGACGGTGATACGGATAGATCAGTTCCACATCCTCAAAGCCGTCCGCTCCGAATACAAGTGCTTTCAAAATATCAACTCCCGATACAGTATTCTGGTCGTCGGTATATGTAGCTTATGCCAGAGAAGGAATAATATCAGACACAGTAGAACTATTTAAAAAAGAATTTCATAGAAAAGAAATAATGTGTAGGAACATTATTGCTTATTAGTATTTATACGATTTTTTACTAATACCAAATACGGACCAATGTGTCTTAAGTAAGCCCTCCTTTCATAGTTGCCTCGCAGAAAGACATGTATGACCATCATAGGGCGTGTCAAGCTGTGAGGCACCTATACAGGTAAGGTTTTCAGTTTTTTCAGGGTTTTGGAAGATGACCACAGCCACAGCTTCTCCCAAGGAAGGCTGATATCCTGTGTTTCAGTTCGTGGACTTCTTCATGGGACATTGTTTCAAGCAGGTCCTTGTGCTCGGTGTCAACATGATCGAACATTTTCTGTTCAACTTCTTCCAGGTCATATCCCATTGCCATGTAGCTACAATTGCCGATGCCCACGTCAGTGCATTTTACCATTCTTACCTTCATAATCCATGCTCCTTTATGTAAGTATAAATCTAATGAAAGTAGTAGGATATAAATCTAGTTTTCCGCTTTTTGTATTAAAGCAGATTGAAAATGTTTTCAACCGGGTTTTTAGAACCTGCCTTCAGAGAAATACCCGTATTAGTATTTCAGTTTCCTAATGTGATTTAAGCCGGTCCGGGAATCTTTTTTATGGGCAAATGGGAAGATACGGAAGTGTTCCGAAATGAGAAGATATGTGTTGATGAGCGGAGTGGTTTTTCTTATTCTGCTGGCAGGCATTATGAGTATGGGTTGTGAAAGCCGGGAAGAGCAGATAAGAGCAATAGAAGATACTGAGATCACTGTAAGGAGTATCGAGGTTAACGAGTTCAGCTCGGATCTTATCGACCTGAATGTAACCCTTGATATCTACAACCCAAACGATGTCACTGCCAGACTTGAAAGAATGAATTATACAGTCTATGCAAACGATGTGAACATCGGCAACGGAAGCTTTGAGGAAGCTGTTGAGATACCGCCTGAAGAAGGCAGAAGGACATCAACCAACTTTACTACAGAACCAACAATTGTACCGGCTACGATCTTCAGTGCCCTGAGACAGGGAGAGCTTGTATGGAGTGTTGAGGGAGTACTGTATTTTGATACACCCCTGGGAACCTTTGAACAGCCATTCTCCGGGAATATTTCAGAAACCCAGAACAATACAGGACAAGAAGAGATATCTGATAACAGCTCTGAAGAGTAAGGGGGAATGGGATAGGGCAGATTTAAGCCATTGAGAAAATAATCATTCTGCTATAGCTATTTATCATTATGATACAATAGTTAATAAACCATGAAAGTAAGTGACCTGAGATCCATGCTCGTTTTCAGTGCCAGGGAGGAAGCCATCTTCAGAAATTTCGACCTTCCCAGGGACGCTTTTTATCCAATGCTGCTATCACTGAAAATTGGAGGGGCGTGGAGTTATTCTGCAGAGCATCTGAAAAGTATCTCTGTTATGAAGGTCTATACTCTCTATGACGAAGAAACGAAGATCGGAAACACTGTAGAAGAGATATACCTGCTTATAGACCCTGAAGTGTTAAAAAAGGAAGGACATGTGAACCGACTGGAAAAATGCGGCAACAAAGAATCAAGGGTATTGCTCATCAGACCACATTCAATAACCCTCAATGCAAAAAGGATACTTGTGGCGAAGATAAGCACGGAGAAAAGAAAGATCTTCATCGGGGACACACTTGAGAACGTTGTGATGTTCACAGGCCCTTCGGCCTATTATGCCGCCCACGAGATGGAGCACCTGGAGAATACAGAAGTTGAAGGATTGCCCATGTGGTCTTTCGAGTATGTATTTCAGGATGATGAAAGCCGGAGCCATTAGACTATATCTATTTTGATCTAAGTGTTTTCTTTTAAAAAACGTAGCCATCTTCTGGCTTCGGCCACACGCTGACGTGCGAACACTTCATGGAACTGCTTCCTTTTTTCTTTTGCCTTACCTTCCTCGATGTCCTTAAGGTCCATTATCGTGCGCATCAGGCCTGCTGCTTCGTCAAAGAGCCTTTTTGCTTCTTCCCTTGTCAACCTCTCGGTCTTTAGTTCAAGTTTATCCTCGTTCGCTTTATCCTGGAGGTAGGAAATATAATTGTCTATCTGCTTACGGTCCTCATCCGTAAGCTCTTTTTTCATAAGCAAATCCCAGACGATCTCATGGAAATTATATACATTCCCATCAACCTCAGTACGATATGGTACTTCTTCACCTACCCAGAAAAGACGGGTATTCAGTGCTGCGAGGAGCTGTCGCCTTTCTCTTGCACTGATGTAATCATCATTATCTGATTTTTTTATCATATGATCCCCGGCATTTAATTTTAGTAGCAGACATTCCACAAATAAGTTTTGACAACGCCTACCATAACTATAAGAAAGAGATCACGTCCGATTTCATCAAAGTAATTATTTATATACTATTATATAACTATTTATAACGATGGAAGATTCCTTCCGGCTAATATCATGATGAAATTCGATCTATGATTGTTGATACAAGGTGTTATTATGGGAATGATGGACGAAGTAAAAACAAAAAAGAAATTAAAAGCCGCTGAAACCTGGTTCAATATGGCTGAAACTGCCAAAACACAGGAAAAACAGGTAGAGTATTATACCAAATCACTGGATTATAACCCATATAATGCCGAGGCATGGTTCAGGAAAGGGCGTGTTCTGGAAAAGATGGGGCGTTTCAATGACGCACAGAGAAGTTTTGACCATGCGATCGAGATAGATCCAGATTACCAGGGCCTTATAGGAAAAACGGACACCTTCGAGCCCACAATCGACTCGGAATCAGAGCAGTTTTCCGATTCCGATGAATTTGAGATAATACATCCTCAGGCAGAGCAAAAAGATGAATGGGTTACTGAAAAGGCAGAAGACCAGAGTATAGGATTCACACCACCTGTAGGGGAGGAATCAATCTTTTCCGGCCTTGGAAACAGTAATGAGGATGAAAGCTTCGATGATAACACCTTTGTAGGACCGGAAACAAGAGAGGATGAATTTTCGCAGGAAATTCCCACCCAGGACGAGGAGGAAATTACTTTTGCTGCCGTATCAGGTGTAGAAAGGGATGAAGAAAATTCAGAAGAAGTGGTATCTCCAATCTCCAGCAAAGAAGAGATAACCGGAAGCATAATTGGCTCTGAGCCTGAAACAGCTCCCGTATCAGACTCCTTCCTGACTGGTGATACTTCTGCCGGCAAAGCTGAAAAGGACATGCAAATGCCCGGATCAGACATATCACGTACCGGAAATCCCGGAGTTAGCGGATCTGAAAGTGGCCAGGTGGACGTCAGGATACCCCCCAATGAAATGATAAAATTCTGGCTTGTGGGTATCGTGGCAATTGTGATAGCATTCAAGTTACTGGAATTTATCTGATAATGGAATATGGAGGACAGGGGAACTGATGTGATGAAACATCATCTTATACAGTGACCCTGTCCTTTTAACCAAAGGATTCTGTGCTATCTTTGCGATAATGCACTTCAAACTTTTTTTATAATTCCAAAATCCAGTTCTGACTATTCTAAAAACAGTATTCGGTTAAAAAGTAAGATGGGGCTGCTCAGTTAAAGCAAACTGCACTGAGCGATTCATCAAAGGAAATATCTATACTCTACTCGAACTTATCACGCTCACGCAGTCTGCGTGGTGTTGCATGATACTCATGCCTGTGTTTCATCTTATATCTCCCTGAGATTCACGGAGCATGTGATTTTTCCCCTCCATGGTTTTTTCATGAAAGCACACATATGCTTGAATGTACTATATAGATTCCCCAATATAAATAGATATTTTGAATTATAAATACTTACAATTCCACAATATTATATAGTCATAAAATAATATTATTTATGCAAGGGATAACATCCTGTGTACGGCTGAAAACCATAGAGATAATCAGTACCAGAGACATGGATCTAATTACCTTTGACGGCTCATGCAGTCCTAATCCGGGTGGCTGTATGGGGGTGGGCTGGGTGGTTACACTTAACAACAGCTCATACTCGATACTCGGAAACGACCGCCTTGATAAAAGCAATAGCAATAACGCTCTTTTTGCAGAATATATTGCCCTGAAAAAAGGCATGCTTGAATATGTGAAAGCTGACGGACAGGGACCTCTTACTGTGATCGGGGACAGCCAGACCGTGATCTACCAGATGCGAGGTATCTACCCGATAGAAAACCATCATATAAAGGCCATATATGAGGATATAAGTTCTATTATCAAACAGTACGAACTTGATATACATTTCAGATGGGTTCCTAGGATACAGAACCAGAGAGCCGACAGGCTTTCAAAATCAAAGCAAAAGGTCCGGATAGAATATCCGAATGACAGAAAATGCATTATGGATATTGAAATCGCACCGATATCGAATAACCTCAGACGTAAGATATCAGCAATGAATTCAACTCCTTTCCCTTCCGCAAAGATGTATAAGAGACTGCATCCGGGATCAAAGGACCTTTTATCCGGGATGGAATTGTATGAATTGCAGAAAATGGCCGGCAGGGAAGCAACAGCAAAAGCTGCCCTGGAATTTGCAGGAAAAACAGATAAAATGAAGCACCTGCAGGCCCAGGCCCTGAGGTGGATGCTCAGGGGACTGGCAGTAGACCTTGCAATACATAAGGTAAGATTTGACGTTGAAAACAAGAAAGCTCCTAAAAAGAGCAGCAAGAAGAAAAAGATGAAGAAAAAAAATACCTCTAAATCCTCAGGCGGCAGATCAAAATACTATGTTAACAGGAAAACTTTTGCTTTTTAATTCCACAATCTTCTTTTTTCGTATTGCAGATACGAACTTAACTGCATAAAGAACATCTATGCTTATCTAGAATGAAAGCAAAAGAGTTCATTGATGTTCGGCCGGTTCAAATATTCCGATGAGATATTCTACGGAGAGTTCAGTGACGGGATTGTCACCTCCCATGATGGTGACGGGAAAACATACGAGATGGAGGAACTTGAGGTTCTTCCGCCAAGCCTTCCTTCAAAGATAATATGTGTGGGCCTGAACTACCATGACCATGCGGTCGAGCTTGGTATGAAGGTTCCCGAAGAGCCTATAATTTTCCTGAAACCTTCATCGTCCATGATAGGACATAAAGATAAGATAATCTATCCTAAGTCCAGCCAGAGAGTTGACTATGAGGGCGAGCTTGCAGCGATCATCGGAAAAAAGTGCAAGAACATAAGTTATGAACGGGCCTATGACGTGATCGCCGGATTTACCTGTTTCAATGATGTTACGGCCAGGGACCTCCAGAGCAGGGATGGTCAGTGGACCAGATCCAAAAGCTTTGACACTTTTGCACCGGTGGGGCCTTTTATTGTACCGGTTGAGGAATTCGAAGTTGATAACGCACCCATAAAGACACGTGTCAACGGAGAGATCAGGCAGGATTCCAATACTTCCAATCTTATATTTGACATACCCTACCTGATAGAGTTCATATCAGGCATAATGACACTGGAAGTGGGGGATATTATAGCAACAGGAACCCCTCCCGGTGTTGGTGAACTTAACCCCGGTGATTTTGTGGAAATTGAAATCGAAGGTATCGGAATTTTAGGAAATGAGGTCGCATAATGCTGTTCGATCAGATAAACAAAGAACTGGAACTTGCAGAACGCCATCTAATGGTCTTAAAAGCGGTAATCGAACGTGGTCCTATCGGAATACTGAAACTTTCCGAGGATACGGGAATGCCCACTCATAAAGTACGCTATTCTCTCCGTATACTTGAGCAAGAACAACTTATCAAGCCCTCTTCCCACGGAGCTGTTGCAGGCGATGCGGTGGAACAGTTCATGTCTGATTTTGAAAGCGATATCTGTGATGTGATCTCCAAGGCAGCCCATATAAGAGAGATAGGCAAGCCTGAGTGAGCACATTTAAGTCAGGTTCTTACAATTCACCTAGCATATCGTGATCAGTAAAATTTTGATCGATCTTAATCGAGATTCTATCTTTGCGGAGAATACAGATGACATTAACCGATGATGACAAAAAGACAGTAGAAAAATATGCACTCCAGAATGCTGTAAAATACGGACAGGCGCCACAGATAGGAGCCGTTATGGGTCGTGTTATGGGTGAATGCCCTCACCTGCGTTCAAAGGCAAAGGAAGTTACTCCTTTTATCCAGGAAATACTTACCGAAGTTGCAAAAGGAAATCCGGATCAATGGCAGGCCAGGCTTGAGGAGATCGCACCTGAACTGATCGAGGAACTCTGCGCCAAAAAGGAACCTGACAAAGGTCTGAAAGAACTCGATATAGAGGAAGGACAGAAGGTCGTGATGCGCTTTGCACCAAATCCCAATGGTCCGCCGACCCTTGGAAGTACCCGCGGTATTGTTGTAAACTCCGAGTATGTGAAAAAGTATGGTGGTAAGTTCATCATACGCTTCGATGACACCGATCCCCAGACTAAACGCCCCATGCTCGAGGCATATGACTGGTATATAGATGACTGCAAATGGC
The window above is part of the Methanolobus zinderi genome. Proteins encoded here:
- a CDS encoding Lrp/AsnC family transcriptional regulator, producing MDEVDISILEHLSGNCRKHSTVIASELGVATSTVHKRIEKMYDSGIIKEFTIKVDPDVVGFNITTFVGINLEPNQSAGVIERLNEIDDVLEIYELLEPYDLLLKVQTFDVHTLKEKVLVPISNMEGIKKSDSILTTKCHKDTSLSIRKKS
- a CDS encoding 4Fe-4S binding protein, with product MKINDNCVGCGQCATFCKFDAIIVRVRASMKDNCTNCGMCAAYCPVKAIEV
- a CDS encoding phytoene desaturase family protein — its product is MKAIIIGAGLGGLLSAAKLSESGYEVEVFERLPIIGGRFTNIPYKGFQLTTGALHMIPHGPSGPLARLLEDVGADVEIIRKKPTAVIRIPRKRGDTDYKFGHKDLLFEDFKMPFSLINRMKLAFYIITTRKNPPSEGSFYEWCKKHLDQDWTYRMSDSFFGWALSLTSRDVPVEEAFEIIENLYRYGGAGVPLGGCKAITDALADIVKANGGTIHTSTEVTGILTDNGNVKGVLADGQEYISDLVISDVGHSITTGLLNGVAGNGDIRKYIDEAKKLKPSAGVKICLSSDKPLIGHGGVLLTPYGKRVNGINEVTNIDPDLAPAGKHLTMSHQCVLPENLDRLDEEIELGLQDLEDIFAGKEYEVLLIQSYSNDWPVNRSSSGSDLTNITPVKNLFVVGDGAKGKGGIEVEGVALGVENTMEKIMEH
- a CDS encoding type 1 glutamine amidotransferase domain-containing protein; this translates as MKALVFGADGFEDVELIYPYHRLKEEGVDAKIASLQRGTITGKHGYSVNVDLGFDEIDPAEYDLLVISGGKGPEKMRLDSNALEITRHFFKENKPVAAICHGPQLLISAGVIKGRKATSWPGVIDDLKAAGADIYDEEVVVDGNLITSRSPHDLFAFGREMMELLNK
- a CDS encoding DUF1059 domain-containing protein, translated to MKVRMVKCTDVGIGNCSYMAMGYDLEEVEQKMFDHVDTEHKDLLETMSHEEVHELKHRISAFLGRSCGCGHLPKP
- a CDS encoding LEA type 2 family protein, with amino-acid sequence MRRYVLMSGVVFLILLAGIMSMGCESREEQIRAIEDTEITVRSIEVNEFSSDLIDLNVTLDIYNPNDVTARLERMNYTVYANDVNIGNGSFEEAVEIPPEEGRRTSTNFTTEPTIVPATIFSALRQGELVWSVEGVLYFDTPLGTFEQPFSGNISETQNNTGQEEISDNSSEE
- a CDS encoding DUF5788 family protein, yielding MIKKSDNDDYISARERRQLLAALNTRLFWVGEEVPYRTEVDGNVYNFHEIVWDLLMKKELTDEDRKQIDNYISYLQDKANEDKLELKTERLTREEAKRLFDEAAGLMRTIMDLKDIEEGKAKEKRKQFHEVFARQRVAEARRWLRFLKENT
- a CDS encoding tetratricopeptide repeat protein, which produces MGMMDEVKTKKKLKAAETWFNMAETAKTQEKQVEYYTKSLDYNPYNAEAWFRKGRVLEKMGRFNDAQRSFDHAIEIDPDYQGLIGKTDTFEPTIDSESEQFSDSDEFEIIHPQAEQKDEWVTEKAEDQSIGFTPPVGEESIFSGLGNSNEDESFDDNTFVGPETREDEFSQEIPTQDEEEITFAAVSGVERDEENSEEVVSPISSKEEITGSIIGSEPETAPVSDSFLTGDTSAGKAEKDMQMPGSDISRTGNPGVSGSESGQVDVRIPPNEMIKFWLVGIVAIVIAFKLLEFI
- a CDS encoding ribonuclease HI family protein; translated protein: MQGITSCVRLKTIEIISTRDMDLITFDGSCSPNPGGCMGVGWVVTLNNSSYSILGNDRLDKSNSNNALFAEYIALKKGMLEYVKADGQGPLTVIGDSQTVIYQMRGIYPIENHHIKAIYEDISSIIKQYELDIHFRWVPRIQNQRADRLSKSKQKVRIEYPNDRKCIMDIEIAPISNNLRRKISAMNSTPFPSAKMYKRLHPGSKDLLSGMELYELQKMAGREATAKAALEFAGKTDKMKHLQAQALRWMLRGLAVDLAIHKVRFDVENKKAPKKSSKKKKMKKKNTSKSSGGRSKYYVNRKTFAF
- a CDS encoding fumarylacetoacetate hydrolase family protein yields the protein MFGRFKYSDEIFYGEFSDGIVTSHDGDGKTYEMEELEVLPPSLPSKIICVGLNYHDHAVELGMKVPEEPIIFLKPSSSMIGHKDKIIYPKSSQRVDYEGELAAIIGKKCKNISYERAYDVIAGFTCFNDVTARDLQSRDGQWTRSKSFDTFAPVGPFIVPVEEFEVDNAPIKTRVNGEIRQDSNTSNLIFDIPYLIEFISGIMTLEVGDIIATGTPPGVGELNPGDFVEIEIEGIGILGNEVA